A single genomic interval of Cucumis sativus cultivar 9930 chromosome 5, Cucumber_9930_V3, whole genome shotgun sequence harbors:
- the LOC101221764 gene encoding IST1 homolog isoform X1, which produces MSLLNQLFNRGVFAGKCKTCLSLAISRIKLLQNKRDMQLKLMRKEIAQFLQTGQEQIARIRVEHVIREQNIWAAYEILELFCEFVLARVPIIESQRECPVELREAIASIIFAAPRCSDLPDLLQLKNLFAVKYGKEFVSAISELRPDSGVNRSIIEKLSVSAPPGELKLKVMKEIAKEHGLNWDSSSTASEFSKTHEDLLGGPKGVQGSAVSQTPQHSLNPSISHVSAHLAASPMGKKEPEHHHAVGPISYNTNEIKPEPKSFDVKPEVAAKLDTRPPSDVLEKAKAAIASAERATAAARVAAELANVNLGTMKFEGGQTSEC; this is translated from the exons ATGTCACTCCTCAATCAACTCTTTAACAGAGGTGTCTTTGCCGGAAAATG CAAAACTTGCTTGAGCTTAGCAATCTCGCGGATCAAGTTGCTGCAGAATAAGAGGGATATGCAATTGAAGCTTATGCGCAAGGAAATTGCACAATTCTTGCAGACAGGGCAGGAACAAATAGCTCGAATTCGG GTGGAACATGTAATACGGGAACAAAACATATGGGCTGCGTATGAAATTCTAGAGTTGTTTTGTGAGTTTGTTCTTGCACGTGTCCCAATCATCGAAAGCCAGAG AGAATGTCCAGTTGAACTGCGAGAGGCTATTGCAAGCATAATATTTGCTGCTCCTAGATGTTCTGACCTTCCAGATTTGCTTCAGCTGAAGAATTTGTTTGCAGTGAAATATGGGAAAGAATTTGTCTCAGCTATTTCAGAGCTTCGTCCTGATTCTGGTGTTAATCGATCT ATTATTGAAAAGCTTTCAGTCAGTGCTCCTCCTGGGGAACTAAAGCTCAAGGTTATGAAGGAGATTGCTAAAGAACACGGACTCAACTGGGATTCTTCAAGCACGGCATCTGAATTTAGTAAAACCCACGAAGATCTGCTG GGCGGACCCAAGGGAGTACAAGGATCAGCAGTCTCCCAAACTCCTCAACACAGCTTGAATCCTTCCATTTCTCATGTGTCGGCACATCTTGCTGCATCTCCCATGGGAAAGAAAGAACCCGAACACCACCATGCAGTTGGCCCAATTAGCTATAATACAAATGAAATCAAACCAGAACCTAAAAGTTTTGATGTCAAACCAGAAGTTGCTGCTAAATTAGATACAAGACCTCCATCTGACGTATTAGAAAAAGCCAAAGCTGCGATTGCTTCAGCTGAGCGTGCCACTGCAGCAGCCCGAGTAGCTGCGGAGCTAGCAAATGTCAACCTTGGAACAATGAAGTTTGAAGGAGGACAAACTTCGGAGTGCtga
- the LOC101221764 gene encoding IST1 homolog isoform X2: protein MVEHVIREQNIWAAYEILELFCEFVLARVPIIESQRECPVELREAIASIIFAAPRCSDLPDLLQLKNLFAVKYGKEFVSAISELRPDSGVNRSIIEKLSVSAPPGELKLKVMKEIAKEHGLNWDSSSTASEFSKTHEDLLGGPKGVQGSAVSQTPQHSLNPSISHVSAHLAASPMGKKEPEHHHAVGPISYNTNEIKPEPKSFDVKPEVAAKLDTRPPSDVLEKAKAAIASAERATAAARVAAELANVNLGTMKFEGGQTSEC from the exons ATG GTGGAACATGTAATACGGGAACAAAACATATGGGCTGCGTATGAAATTCTAGAGTTGTTTTGTGAGTTTGTTCTTGCACGTGTCCCAATCATCGAAAGCCAGAG AGAATGTCCAGTTGAACTGCGAGAGGCTATTGCAAGCATAATATTTGCTGCTCCTAGATGTTCTGACCTTCCAGATTTGCTTCAGCTGAAGAATTTGTTTGCAGTGAAATATGGGAAAGAATTTGTCTCAGCTATTTCAGAGCTTCGTCCTGATTCTGGTGTTAATCGATCT ATTATTGAAAAGCTTTCAGTCAGTGCTCCTCCTGGGGAACTAAAGCTCAAGGTTATGAAGGAGATTGCTAAAGAACACGGACTCAACTGGGATTCTTCAAGCACGGCATCTGAATTTAGTAAAACCCACGAAGATCTGCTG GGCGGACCCAAGGGAGTACAAGGATCAGCAGTCTCCCAAACTCCTCAACACAGCTTGAATCCTTCCATTTCTCATGTGTCGGCACATCTTGCTGCATCTCCCATGGGAAAGAAAGAACCCGAACACCACCATGCAGTTGGCCCAATTAGCTATAATACAAATGAAATCAAACCAGAACCTAAAAGTTTTGATGTCAAACCAGAAGTTGCTGCTAAATTAGATACAAGACCTCCATCTGACGTATTAGAAAAAGCCAAAGCTGCGATTGCTTCAGCTGAGCGTGCCACTGCAGCAGCCCGAGTAGCTGCGGAGCTAGCAAATGTCAACCTTGGAACAATGAAGTTTGAAGGAGGACAAACTTCGGAGTGCtga